The following are encoded in a window of Methanobrevibacter sp. genomic DNA:
- a CDS encoding DUF2098 domain-containing protein: MSFCDIRGETIDVGAFIRYTGTGTISKVVDLKEEDNEQWVKLDEPALWYAADSLEVVNEKDIVDVESLDKDTLEKVKDIKESYEELNANLNDIQGCEGGG, translated from the coding sequence ATGAGTTTTTGTGATATTCGAGGAGAAACCATTGACGTAGGCGCTTTTATAAGATATACAGGAACCGGTACCATAAGCAAAGTTGTTGACTTGAAAGAGGAAGACAACGAGCAATGGGTAAAACTTGATGAACCTGCATTGTGGTATGCAGCCGATTCTTTGGAAGTTGTCAACGAAAAGGACATCGTTGATGTTGAAAGCCTTGACAAGGACACTCTTGAAAAGGTCAAGGACATTAAGGAAAGCTATGAGGAACTCAATGCCAACTTAAATGACATTCAAGGATGTGAAGGTGGAGGATAA
- a CDS encoding PRC-barrel domain-containing protein codes for MKIKQLLGMMALDANANEVGKIDDAEFDPVEGKITAITVVLKKNFISSNKIEVDFEDVKSIGDYVLLDKEINKEAAIEEAEKSKEEVEEVEAEIVDEAEEAEEEAEEVKIE; via the coding sequence ATGAAAATTAAACAATTATTAGGTATGATGGCTTTAGATGCCAATGCAAATGAAGTAGGTAAGATCGATGATGCTGAATTTGATCCTGTAGAAGGAAAAATCACTGCTATTACCGTTGTCCTCAAGAAAAACTTCATCTCTTCCAACAAAATCGAAGTTGACTTTGAAGATGTAAAAAGCATTGGAGATTATGTATTGTTAGATAAGGAAATCAACAAGGAAGCTGCAATTGAAGAAGCTGAAAAATCCAAGGAAGAAGTGGAAGAGGTTGAAGCTGAAATTGTTGATGAAGCGGAAGAAGCTGAAGAAGAAGCTGAAGAAGTAAAAATAGAATAA
- a CDS encoding tRNA uridine(34) 5-carboxymethylaminomethyl modification radical SAM/GNAT enzyme Elp3 gives MEEACRIIIEDIINGKISTRRELEVEKRQLCRDRNLKKFMSNSVILEHASLEEKKIVSNLLKKKPTRTISGVAIVAVMCHPHQCPHGRCYYCPESDIAPPSYTGEEPAALRGRMFKFHPYVQCYNRLKQLHKVGHPIDKVELIIMGGTFPSKDICYQEWFVSQCLKAMSDFGVILENITEIDDIESFEKEDLLKYPPYSNNALKTYPPSDYVLIDDIQRINESSKVRCIGMTFETRPDYCKEPHVDRMLNMGVTRVELGVQTIHNHIYEKIKRGHTVEDVIDANRILRDSGVKVAMHMMPGLFPLAREEPRIEQCPEKDLEMFKEIFTNENFKPDMLKIYPCLVTEGSELHQLWKEGKYRPYSDEEAVDLIVQIKKILPKWVRTMRIQRDIPSTLIEDGVKKSNLGELVYNRLEEEDINCQCIRCREIGHKKTKEEYTLDDYKLFEEDYIATNGQEHFLSIEDINEESLAGFLRLRMPSPKAHREEIDDKTAIVRELHVYGNMLKIGQKGNNIGQHTGFGEKLLKRAEEISIDQNKEELLIISGIGARNYYRKFGYERKGPYMSKKLV, from the coding sequence ATGGAAGAAGCGTGTCGAATTATCATAGAAGATATCATAAATGGAAAGATAAGCACTCGCCGTGAGCTTGAAGTGGAAAAAAGACAGCTCTGCAGAGATAGGAATCTGAAGAAATTTATGAGCAATTCTGTAATCCTGGAACATGCAAGCCTTGAGGAAAAGAAGATCGTTTCCAATCTGCTCAAGAAGAAACCGACCAGAACAATCTCTGGAGTGGCAATCGTTGCAGTCATGTGCCATCCCCACCAATGCCCTCACGGAAGATGCTATTACTGTCCGGAAAGCGACATAGCACCTCCAAGCTATACCGGTGAGGAACCTGCCGCACTTAGAGGCAGAATGTTCAAGTTCCATCCATATGTCCAATGCTACAACCGCCTGAAGCAATTGCATAAGGTAGGACATCCCATCGATAAGGTGGAACTGATCATCATGGGAGGAACCTTTCCTTCAAAGGATATCTGCTATCAGGAATGGTTCGTTTCCCAATGCCTTAAGGCAATGAGCGATTTCGGAGTGATTCTTGAAAACATCACTGAAATCGATGACATCGAGTCATTTGAAAAGGAAGACCTTTTGAAATATCCTCCATACAGCAACAATGCCCTTAAGACTTATCCTCCAAGCGATTATGTCCTTATAGATGACATCCAAAGGATCAATGAAAGCTCCAAGGTCAGATGCATTGGAATGACCTTTGAGACAAGACCTGACTACTGCAAGGAGCCTCATGTTGACAGAATGCTGAATATGGGTGTCACAAGGGTTGAATTAGGGGTTCAGACCATTCACAACCATATTTATGAAAAGATCAAGAGAGGGCACACCGTTGAGGATGTCATTGATGCAAACAGAATCCTAAGGGATTCCGGAGTTAAGGTAGCCATGCATATGATGCCTGGACTTTTCCCACTTGCAAGGGAGGAGCCTAGAATAGAGCAATGCCCAGAAAAGGATCTGGAGATGTTCAAGGAAATATTCACCAATGAGAACTTCAAGCCGGACATGCTAAAGATCTATCCTTGCCTTGTAACTGAAGGCAGTGAACTCCATCAATTATGGAAAGAAGGAAAATACAGACCTTATAGCGATGAGGAAGCAGTTGACCTGATTGTGCAAATCAAGAAGATTCTTCCTAAATGGGTAAGGACCATGAGAATCCAAAGGGATATCCCTTCAACATTGATTGAGGATGGGGTCAAGAAATCAAACCTGGGGGAACTTGTCTATAACCGTCTTGAGGAAGAGGATATCAATTGCCAATGCATAAGATGCAGGGAAATAGGCCATAAGAAGACAAAAGAGGAGTACACTCTTGATGATTATAAGCTCTTTGAAGAGGATTACATTGCTACAAATGGACAGGAACATTTCCTATCAATTGAAGACATAAATGAGGAAAGCCTTGCAGGATTCTTAAGATTGAGAATGCCTTCCCCAAAAGCCCATAGGGAAGAGATAGATGATAAGACAGCCATTGTACGGGAATTGCATGTTTACGGAAATATGTTGAAAATAGGTCAAAAAGGAAATAACATTGGTCAGCACACAGGCTTTGGTGAGAAATTGCTTAAGCGTGCAGAGGAGATAAGCATTGACCAGAACAAGGAAGAGCTTTTGATCATCAGCGGAATTGGGGCAAGAAACTATTACCGTAAGTTCGGATATGAACGTAAAGGTCCTTATATGTCTAAGAAATTAGTATAA